From Triticum urartu cultivar G1812 chromosome 2, Tu2.1, whole genome shotgun sequence, a single genomic window includes:
- the LOC125535905 gene encoding uncharacterized protein LOC125535905 gives MRRKRRKFERQLGKGKCASAGDDGDVWSGGGWSQARAHRYRCRCSSHSPKPSSPNTLSLLSIHPRLPRLARSPARASLRPRAMSSSSPPLSPRGAEEGEEDGGTGSGGGVGGGTVFSYGEAGYWDARYVEEGGAPYDWYQRYAALRPFVRRFVPPASRLLMIGCGSALMSEDMAADGYMEIINIDISSVLIEMMRKKYFDLPQLQYMQMDVRDMSKFSDESFDCAIDKGTLDSLMCGVEAPLSAAQMVLEVDRLLKPGGVFMLITYGDPSARIPHLNQPVCSWKIVLYILPRPGFKGNIRRSVFDPVPLTESGRLPEGFVLEDPDSHYIYVCKKGQELTGIDSPTLSHLKLQDSE, from the exons ATGAGAAGGAAACGGAGAAAATTCGAGAGGCAATTGGGGAAAGGAAAATGCGCATCGGCTGGCGACGACGGCGACGTGTGGAGTGGTGGCGGCTGGTCCCAAGCTCGGGCACACCGGTACCGATGCCGATGCTCCTCCCACTCCCCCAAGCCCAGCTCACCTAATACGCTCTCCCTTCTCTCTATCCACCCCCGCCTCCCTCGACTCGCCCGCTCGCCCGCCCGTGCCTCGCTCCGTCCCCGGGCgatgtcgtcgtcgtcgccgccgctgtcgcctcgcggggcggaggagggggaggaggatgggggcaccgggagcggcggcggcgttggcggcggcaCGGTGTTCAGCTACGGGGAGGCGGGGTACTGGGACGCGCGCTACGTGGAGGAGGGCGGCGCGCCCTACGACTGGTACCAGCGCTACGCCGCGCTGCGCCCCTTCGTCCGCCGCTTCGTGCCGCCGGCCTCGCGCCTCCTCATGATCGGCTGCGGCTCCGCGC TTATGTCAGAGGATATGGCCGCTGATGGCTACATGGAGATAATAAACATTGACATCTCTTCAGTTTTAATTGAGATGATGAGGAAGAAGTACTTCGATCTTCCACAGCTACAAT ACATGCAAATGGATGTTAGAGATATGAGTAAATTCTCTGACGAATCATTTGATTGTGCCATTGATAAAG GTACTTTGGACTCTTTGATG TGTGGTGTGGAGGCTCCTCTCAGCGCAGCTCAGATGGTCCTGGAAGTGGACAG GCTACTTAAACCAGGGGGGGTCTTTATGTTG ATAACTTATGGTGATCCATCAGCGCGAATTCCTCACTTGAACCAACCAGTATGCAGTTGGAAAATTGTACTGTACATTCTGC CAAGACCTGGATTCAAGGGAAACATAAGAAGATCTGTCTTTGACCCTGTTCCACTGACTGAGAGTGGTAGATTGCCTGAGGGCTTTGTTCTGGAGGATCCTGACTCTCATTATATTTATGTCTGCAAAAAGGGCCAAGAATTAACAGGGATAGATTCTCCAACCTTAAGCCACTTGAAGTTGCAAGATTCCGAGTGA